In Sparus aurata chromosome 2, fSpaAur1.1, whole genome shotgun sequence, a single genomic region encodes these proteins:
- the nop53 gene encoding ribosome biogenesis protein NOP53, whose product MASARRLKRVVASQPGFLNLKSTSNSADSASGRRKRLNKNKKKSWNKHSDINDVEDFLQDVRHQERTTGGLLSEKSDDSLFFLDVGQPKKPEQKEVEVPLVGKGRKGKASRPLRIDLILQHDSLVPPPKDVLAYQQPNAKKLRRSAQRAEQLAAKGVVPRRRKQLLNRRPVDRTAKKAETEANNNPGREYYDIWGQESKSAADPWYLQQTRKSLVKRPERLNEKPSVLPAVEVIAPGGSYNPDFFSHQALLQEAHEVEVKKQKDENKIERQLAVNREDTATEETILQEQVEGLVEEEENEEETAAPKGEEEDVAVGAITLAAKKTERQRKRERAIKIKEQQRLANKQQTDHRQQLFQLRSIKASIKQQDQKTKTRQRQRKDNQEAQKAQPRRLGKLKFQPQDMEVQLSDELAGSLRRLKPEGSVLKDRFKSLQKRNLIEPRERAKFKRRHKLKYVEKRAFREIT is encoded by the exons ATGGCGTCGGCCAGGAGGTTGAAACGCGTGGTGGCTTCACAGCCAGGCTTTCTCAATTTAAAGTCCACTTCCAATTCAGCAGACTCGGCCAGCGGTCGGAGAAAACGTTTGAataagaacaagaagaagagctGGAACAAACACAGCGACATTAATGATGTAGAGGACTTTTTACAAGACGTCAGACACCAGGAGAGGACCACAGG aggtCTGCTGTCCGAGAAGTCGGATGACAGCTTGTTCTTTTTGGATGTTGGACAACCAAAGAAACCCGAACAGAAAG AAGTAGAAGTACCTCTTGTGGGGAAGGGAAGGAAAGGGAAGGCGTCGCGTCCTCTGAGGATAGACCTGATCCTGCAGCACGACTCCCTCGTTCCACCACCTAAAGA TGTGCTGGCCTATCAGCAACCTAATGCCAAGAAGCTCCGTCGCAGTGCCCAGAGGGCTGAGCAGCTGGCAGCCAAAGGCGTCGTGCCACGGAGGCGGAAACAGCTGCTGAACAGACGGCCGGTCGACAGGACGGCCAagaaggcagagacagaggccAACAACAACCCAGGCAGAGAATACTACGACATATGGGGCCAAGAGT CAAAAAGTGCAGCTGACCCCTGGTACCTTCAACAGACACGCAAGAGCCTTGTCAAG cgacCAGAGAGGCTGAACGAGAAGCCGTCTGTGCTTCCTGCTGTGGAAGTGATCGCTCCTGGAGGATCCTACAATCCAGACTTCTTCTCCCATCAA GCCTTGCTGCAGGAGGCCCACGAGGTGGAGGTCAAGAAGcaaaaggatgaaaacaaaatagaGAGACAGCTGGCTGTCAACAGAGaagacacagcaacagag GAGACGATCTTACAAGAGCAGGTGGAAGGCCTggtagaggaagaagaaaatgaagaagagaCTGCGGCTCCTAAGGGGGAAGAGGAAGACGTAGCAGTTGGAGCCATCACACTCGCAGCTAAGAAGACcgagaggcagaggaagagagagagagcaatcAAAATTAAG GAGCAGCAACGGCTGGCCAACAAACAGCAGACTGACCATCGGCAGCAGCTCTTCCAGCTTCGCTCCATAAAGGCTTCCATCAAACAGCAGGACCAGAAAACCAAGACCAGACAGCGACAACGCAAGGACAATCAGGAGGCCCAGAAAGCTCAACCCAGACGCCTCGGCAAACTCAA GTTTCAGCCTCAGGACATGGAGGTTCAGTTGAGCGACGAGCTGGCCGGCTCCCTGCGACGACTCAAG CCAGAGGGCAGCGTACTCAAGGACCGCTTCAAGAGTCTGCAGAAGAGAAACCTGATCGAGCCAAGAGAAAGAGCCAA GTTCAAGAGGAGACACAAGCTGAAGTATGTGGAGAAGAGGGCTTTTAGAGAGATCACTTAG
- the LOC115576148 gene encoding histone H3.3, which produces MARTKQTARKSTGGKAPRKQLATKAARKSAPSTGGVKKPHRYRPGTVALREIRRYQKSTELLIRKLPFQRLVREIAQDFKTDLRFQSAAIGALQEASEAYLVGLFEDTNLCAIHAKRVTIMPKDIQLARRIRGERA; this is translated from the exons ATGGCCCGTACAAAGCAGACTGCCCGTAAGTCCACTGGAGGCAAAGCCCCACGTAAACAGCTGGCCACAAAGGCTGCTCGCAAGAGCGCCCCTTCTACTGGTGGTGTCAAGAAGCCCCATCGTTACAG GCCTGGTACTGTGGCTTTGCGTGAGATTCGTCGTTATCAGAAGTCCACTGAGCTGCTGATCCGCAAGCTGCCCTTCCAGCGCCTGGTGAGAGAAATCGCCCAGGACTTCAAGACTGATCTGCGTTTCCAGAGCGCAGCCATCGGAGCTCTGCAG GAGGCCAGCGAAGCCTACCTGGTGGGTCTGTTTGAGGACACCAACTTGTGCGCCATCCACGCCAAGCGTGTCACCATCATGCCCAAAGACATCCAGCTGGCACGTCGTATCCGCGGGGAGCGcgcttaa